The nucleotide window CGGAACAGACGGTACGGATCTTCCAGGTTGTCCAGACGTTCACCCGTCGCTTCGTCGCGGCTGTCCGCAATGAAACGATAGGCTTGCAGCAAGCCCGCCGGACCCACGAACTTGTCCGGGTTCCACCAAAAGCTCGGGCACGAGGTGGAGCAGCTGGCGCACAGAATGCACTCGTACAAGCCATCAAGCTCGTCGCGTTCTTCGGGCGTCTGCAGACGCTCCTTTTCCGGCGGCGGCGTGTCGTTGATCAGGTACGGCTTGATCGAATGATACTGGTTGAAGAATTGCGTGAAGTCGCAAATCAGGTCACGCACGACCGGCAGACCTGGCAGCGGGCGCAGCACGATCTTCTGCGGCAGGTCGTTCATGTTCTGCAGGCAGGCCAAGCCGTTCTTGCCGTTGATGTTCATGGCGTCCGAACCGCACACGCCTTCGCGGCACGAACGGCGGAACGACAGGGTTTCATCGACAGATTTCAGCTTCAGCAGCGCGTCCAGCAACATGCGCTCGTGCGAGTCGATTTCGATCTCGTACGTCTGCATGCGGGGCGCCGCATCCTTGTCCGGATCGTAGCGGTAGATTTCAAAAGTACGCTTTGCCATTTCGATTCCTTTGCCTTAGAAGGTCCGCGCTTTGGGCGGCACCGATTCGACCGTCAGCGGCGTCATGTGCACCGGCTTGTAGTCGAGCTTGTCGCCTTCGCTGAACCACAGCGTGTGCTTCATCCAGTTGTCGTCGTCGCGCGTTTCGAAGTTGCTGTGCGCATGCGCACCGCGGCTTTCCTTGCGCGCTTCCGCTGAAATCATGGTGGCGCGCGCCACTTCGATCAGGTTCGCGAGTTCGAGCGCTTCGACCTTCGCCGTGTTGA belongs to Burkholderia sp. PAMC 26561 and includes:
- a CDS encoding succinate dehydrogenase iron-sulfur subunit, with the translated sequence MAKRTFEIYRYDPDKDAAPRMQTYEIEIDSHERMLLDALLKLKSVDETLSFRRSCREGVCGSDAMNINGKNGLACLQNMNDLPQKIVLRPLPGLPVVRDLICDFTQFFNQYHSIKPYLINDTPPPEKERLQTPEERDELDGLYECILCASCSTSCPSFWWNPDKFVGPAGLLQAYRFIADSRDEATGERLDNLEDPYRLFRCHTIMNCVDVCPKGLNPTKAIGKIKELMVRRAV